The DNA segment AGGTGTCTCGCTGGCAGATTTTTGCCTTCAATGGGGCCACCGACTGCATTGACACCTACAACCTGGAGCGCTCTTTAGACGGGCTGTTTAACACCCGGGGCAGCCAGCCCTCCCCCAGCACCGACGCTGCCGAAACCGCCCTCGATTTCAGCCGCACCGCCGACCACATCGCCCTCAGCCCTGGGGTCAGCCTGGGCCGTCGCTTTAGCCAGGAAGCCTGGATCTTTCCCCGCGTCACCGCCCCCACCCCCGGCGTTGAGCTGGAGCAGGCGTTGCTGGGGGCCGCCGAAAAAACCGTCGATGCGCCTCCCTCGATCTGGATTGTGGACAACCGCCGGGTGCGGGTGGGCTTTGGCGATGGCACGCGCTTCCACTCGTTTTTGACCGGTGAGGTGTTGCGCTCTAACCAGTGGAACCACCTGGCCGTGGTCTTTCAGGACGAGGCCAGCGATCGCGGCTACCACCTCTACGTCAACGGGTTGCCGGTGGAGATCGAGCCCGAGGGCAGCCCCGCCGCCAGCCAGAGCGCCATTCCCCTGGATGCCCCCGTCACTCAGGTGGGCTCCCCCAGCCAGAGTTTCTTTGGGCTAATCGATGAACTGCGTCTGTGGAACCGGCCCCGCAGCGAGCGAGAAATTCGCCGCGATCGCCACCTCCGCCTCACCGGCCAGGAGTTGGGCCTGGCGGCCTACTGGCGGCTAGACGAGGGGTCGGGCCGCGATATTTTAGATCAGACCGGCAACCATCCCCCCGCCGCGCTCAGTTCTGAGGGGTTTGCGGCCCGAGCCTGGGTACCCTCCGATGCGCCCGTGGGCGACAACGCCGGGGTCAGCCGCGACAGCTTTCGGTTTGAGGGCCGCCGCGTCGCCGCTGGCCTAGCCTCCCTGCTCTACTTTCAGCAGGAGCAGGCCCGCACCGGCTACGATCAGCAGGCCAAGCCCATGCGCCAGGGAGCCCGGGTGATGCTGGCGGTGACCACCCAGGCCGCTACGGGCGATCGCCAGGAAATCGCCACCCTGGACTTTGGCGTTAGCGCCGAGGGCAGACTGGCCAAAATTCCCGACCACCTGCCCCTCCAGCCCGTGGCGGTGGAGCGCGAGGGCGCGGCGGTGGATATCACTGAGGAGCAAGCCCAGATCCAGACTATTCAGCGGCAGATTGATCAAATCCTCAGCGCCGACGACACCGCTGACGTCAGCGAGGAGCTGGCCCGCATTGAGGCCCTCCAGGCCACCATCCGCGATCGCCAGCAGGCCGCCCGCCGGGTAGATGTCAATGCCGAGCTGCAGCGCCTCCAGGATTTGCAGGCCGCGATCGCCCAAAAAACCCAGCGCATTGCCACCGTCGCCGAAGAAATCACCTACCTCAACCGGATATTCACCCTAGTGGACAATGCCGTTGAGAACCGCAGCATTGCCGCGACGGTGCCAGCGGGCAGTTTAGATCGGCTCAACCTGCTGCCCAAGCTCAACCGTCTGCGCGACCTGCGCCACCTCCAGGCCAACGGTCAGCGGGATCTGCAACAGCTACTCGACTTTCTGCGCGGGGCGCGGGTCACCCTGTATGAGCACGCTAATTTTGGCGGGCGCTCCCTTGCCTTTGGGCCAGTTGCCGGGGGCAACAGCGTCTCCTCTCGCTTTGTGGGCTACACCCAGCTCAACCAAAATAGCTTCAACGACTTGATCAGCAGCATCGGCATTACCCAGCTGGACAGGCCGGGGCAGTCGAGTATTCCCGCCCTGCAAGTCACCGTCTACGAGCACGCCAACCGCAACGACAATGGCCGTCAGTCGGGCTTTGTGCACACCTTTACCGAAACGACCGACTTTGTCGGGCGGCACCTGAACGATCGCATCTCCAGCCTGGAAGTTGCGGAAAATCCGGCCTTCCGCAACCATCGCGAGGCGCTGCGACAGTCTCTCAACACCGCCGCCGCTGACCTCAATGCCGTCCTCAGCGATCTGCGCGCCATCCGCACTCAGATCGACGAGCTGCGTACCGACCAGGATCGACAGCGACGGCAGCTGGAGCAGTCGGTAATCAGCGATCGCACTACCCTATCGGCCCTGCAAAACCTGCTGAACAACGGCTTTATCGCCACCATGCCGCTGGTGCACAGCGACTTGGCCGGGCTCACCACCGTGGGCGGGCTGCTCACCTTTGCCTGGTCTAACGACACCCCCCTGCTGTTTGACAGCGCCGTGGGCAATGTCGCCCTTTACTTTCGGGGCACCGACGACCAGTTCTTTGTCGCCTACTACAAAACCCTCACCCAGCGGGCCCGCTATGCCCTCACCGACGCCCTCGGCCAGGAGACCGTGGTTGGCTTTGCCCGCTCCACCGAGGCCGAGATGGATCGCATCCGCCTCGACGTCGAGGGGGATGAGACGGCGGCGACCGGCACCGTCACCCTCCGGCTCAGGGTTGGTGAGCGGGAGATTGTCGAAACCTGGCAGCGGGTGCCCCGCGCTCCCCAGGCCTTTGCCCGCGTGCTCAACGGCCTGGCGGGCAACCGCAGCTTTGTTGGGCGGGGCCAGCTGGCCGTAGCCGAGGGCCAAGCCGATCGCCTGACCCTGACCGAGGGCGTCAATCGCTCGCTGCCGGCGGGGGCCACGCTGTTTGTTGGAGATTTCAAAGCGACCTTAGAAACCGCTGTGGAGCAGGGTGCCACCGAGCTGAGCCTGCGCACTGAAGTGGCCAACCCCACCGCCGATGCCCTGCCAGTCTTTTTCCTGGAGTACGACTACGACGGGCAGGCCAGCACCACCCAGGCCGGAGCCGACCTGTCCACCGGCTCAAAGCTGCTGGCCTTTATCGCCGATAGCCAGGGAGCAGCGGTGCAGAATCGAACCGTGCGCAGCGGCCTAACCCTCAGCAGCCGCTGGGTGTCGGGCACCCCAGGACACACCTACGCCTTTGACGGAGCCCAGAGCCACGCTCACCTGGAGGCTGCTGCCCCGGCGGTCTTTAACCAGAAGCTGCGGCAACTGTCTCCCCAGGATGACCTCACCCTGGAAGCCTGGGTGCGCCCCACCCAGATCGCAGCGGCCAACCAGCGGGCCAGGGTGCTCCACTACCGGCCCGCCCCGGCCACCAGCGACACCCCCTACCTGCTGGGCCTCAAGCGGGAAGATCTGAGCACCGCCCTTCAGCTCAACGGCAGTACCGATGGGGTGCGCATTGCCAACGCCGCCCACCTCAACTTCGCTGGGGAAATCACGCTGGAAGCCTGGGTGCGACCGGCGGCGAACGAAACCCTGGGCAACATTGTCGTCCACGGCAACGCCAGCGGCGATCAGGTGTACCTGCGGATCAACGACAGCCGCTACGAGATGGGCAACCAGCGCAACGGGGTTTTGTCTAACGTATCGGTGGCCATGCCCGCCGCCGATCGCACGGGTCTGGCCTGGGTGCACCTGGCCGGGGTCTACGACGGCAGCCACTGGCGGCTCTACCGCAACGGCATTGCCCTGGGGAGCGAGGCGGCACCTGTGGGAGCCATCCCGGTCTCGGCGGATTGGGGATTGGGTGCCCACCCCAACCTCGGCACCGATCGGGTGCGAATTTTGACCGGGGCGATCGCCGAAGTCCGGGTCTGGAAGCGGGGCCGCTCCCAGAGCGACATTGCCGCCGACTTGAACCGGGAAGTCATCGGCAACGAAACCGACCTGGTGGCCTGCTGGCGCTTTGACAGCGTCGGCAACCGCCGCGCCACCGACCACGCCCGCTTTGCCCACCACGGCACGCTGCTGGGCAATCCCCAGGCTACAGAGTCACCGCTGCCGGCCTACTCCGTGTTTGCGGGGGTGGGTGAACAGCTGGTGCAGACCACCGAAAAAGTGCCCGCAGGCAACTGGAACCACCTGGCCATGGTGTTTAACCAGGCCTACGGGGTGCGGCTCGATGGCGTGGCCACGACCTACCTGGACGCCGGTAGCGACCCCACCCTCGATCTCAACCGCGACCTCACCATCGAAGTAGCTTTTCAGGTCAACGACCTCAGTCAGCCCCGCGCCCTCTTGACCAAGGGCAGAATCAGCGAGGATGAGGAGACTGAGCAGCACGTCCCCTACGCCCTCTACCTCAACCCCAGCGGGCGGGCGGTCTTTGCCTTTGAGGATGTGCGGGGCAACAGGCACCTGTTTGTGTCAGAACCCATTCCCAACCCCACCGCCTTTCACACCGTCACCGTTACCCGTCAGCGCAACACCATTACCCCTCCGGTACTGAACAACAGCGGTCAGCAAACCGGGGTAGACATCATTGCCTGGGATACCATTCAGTTCTTCGTGGATGGCCAGGACAAAACGCCTGAGGGGCAACCCTTTGGGGTGTTTGAGTACAAACAGCCCGGCAGCGACACCACCGGCACCCCCCGCCGGGAGGGCAGCGGCACCAGCCCCGGCAGCAATCCCAGCCCCAGCCCCGGCATCAACAGCGGCCAGCCCCAGCAGCCGGTCGAGATTGGCAGCAGCAACCGGCCCCTAGAATTTGGCGCTCCCTTTACCCTGGCGGCCCTGCGCCCCAGCAATGGCAGAGTGGACAGCATCAATGGCGTTGCCATCGACTTGCCGAGCCTATCGTTCTCGGTGCGGCGGCAACAGGCGGTGGCCTTTGCCAAGCTGGTGGGCATTGAGCTGGCCAATGAGCAGGCCAACCCCACCCTGGAGCAGAGCCAGCAGCTGGTTCAGCTCTTTCGTGAACCCCTGGCGATCGCCCCCCTCAACGGCGTCCTGGCCGAAATTCGCCTGTGGAACGTGCCCCTAGAGGCGGGCAGCCTCAAGCCCAAACTTCAGGGCGGTGAGCGGGGGCTGCTGTCCTGGTGGCCGTTTGAGGAGGCCGAGGGAACCCTCGCCTTCGACGCCAAAAGCAGCAGTCACGCTCGCTTCAAGGGGGCGGTGCAGTGGGTTAAGGATCCCAACCCCAGCGGCTCAGCCCTGGTGCTGTACCGCAATGGGCAGATTTTAACCACGACCCCGGTGGCAGCGGGCGATCGCGCCGCGCTGCTCTCCCCCCAGGCCCAGTTCACCCTGGGGGGCCTGCGCCGCAACAATCAAGTGCGGGAATTTTTCCAGGGCGAGATGGAGGAGGTGCGCATCTGGAAAACCGCCCGCACCCTGGAGCAGATCCACGACAACCTGTTCCGCCGCCTGCTGGGGGAAAACGAGCAGTTCCTCGACAACCGCGAAGACCTGCTGGCCTACTACCCCTTTGATTCCCAGCGAGCCGGGGTACTGTCAGACTTCTCTCTGCTGGGCAACGACCTCACGCCCGTTGCGGCGGAGTTTGTGCTCTCCACCGCCCCCATTGGCGAAGACACACCCCAGGTGCGCAGCGCCCTGGCCGGGCTGCGCACCCCCTTTAACGATCGCCTCCAGAGCGCTCCCGCTGTGCAGGAGTACGGCGACCTGCAAACCGACGGCGATGGCAACCTGTTCGGCATCTACAAGCGCTGCTATGGGTTGATCAAAGACGGCCAGTGGGAGCTGGTTACTGGCTTTAAGGTGGGCGAACTGGTGACGGAGTGGGTCGGCCAGGTGCAGTTTGACCCGCAGTTGATTGGCTATATCGAGGGCTCGCCCCCGGTGCCCGGCGAAAACCTCACCAGTACCGGCGTGGTGCTGGGCGAGTTTGCCGACTACAACGGGGCCAGCTCCGTGGAGCTCAAGCAGGCCAGCAAAACCAACTTCACCTTCTCCGCCGAGAAAGAGAGCGGCTTTGACTCCAGCTTTGACCTGACGGCAGGGCTGCTGACCCAGGCTAAGGTCGGAGCCGGCATTGGCCTGGTGAGCGAGATCACCAACGCGGACGGTGCCTTTGGGCTCAAGGCCAAGTTTGAGCATTCCCTGGGCTGGCTCAGCGGCGGCAGTACCAGCCTGGGGCTGACCACCAACCTCTCCAGCAAGCAGCAGCTCCAGGGCTTTGTGGAACCGCCCGACGAGGTGGCCTTTGAGGATGTAGGGCGCAGGTTCATTCCCGAAAACATGGGCTTTGCCCTGGTGCAGTCGCAGACTGCCGACGTGTTTGCCCTGCGCCTCAAGCACAACAGCGCCCTGGTGTCGTATCAAATGCGGGCAAACCCCGACATTCCGCCCGATCGCAACATCATTAACTTCCCGATCAACCCCCGCTACACCAAGCAGGGCAGCCTCGACGGCAAAGTCGGCTTCAACCCCGACCCCGACTACCCCAACGCCCTCACCTTCAGCAGCGACAGCAGCTTCTACAAACCCATCGAAGCCTTTGCCCTGAAGCAGCGCATCCAGCGGGAAGAGGAGCGGGTGCGGGCCTACTACGACCAGTACGATGCCGGGGCGGTGGGCCGCAGGCAAAACGTACTCTTTGGCCAGCAGGGCGATCTGGGCAGCGAAGAAATTTTGCAAAACCTGCCCCGGCTGGAGAAGCGCAACCTGGCCAACACCTACGTGTGGACGGCGGACGGCGGTCTGTTTGCCGAAACCCAGGAAACCATGGATGTACTTCAGGAAAGCTACGGTGGCTCCTACGCCTTTAAGGGCGTAGCGGGAATCTTTGCCGATCTGAGCGTAGTGATCAGCAACGTCGGCTTCAAGTTTGGCTTTGAGGCGATGTTTGGCGGGCACCTCAACGTACAGGCCAACAAGAGTATCGAGTCTGAAAATGCCTTCTCGGTGGAGGTCAGCGTCGATCAGGTGGAGCGCGACGTGTTTCTGCGGGATGCGGCGGGGGACGTGCTGTTTGACCGCAGCAACCCCCTCACGCCCAAGGCCCTGCGGCATCCTGGCCGGGTGGATGCCTACCGGTTTATGACCTTCTACCTGGAACCCCAGGCCGACCACTTCGACCACTTCTTCAGCCAGGTGGTAGACCCCCTCTGGCTGGAGCAGAGCCCCGATGCCAACGCCCTGGCCCTGCGGGGTCTGCGCGACGGCAACCAAACGGCCAGTACCAAACCGCCCTGCTGGCGCATTTTTCACCGGGTCACCTTTGTCAGCCGGGTGCTGCCCCCCGTCGGCACGACCCGTCCCCTACCAGCCCTGGAAGCCCAGATGCGGGAGCTGAGCATCGACAGCAACTTTGAGCTGATCAAGCGGCTCGACCCCTTCGTGGCCGACAAGGTAGACGACTTTGGCGCGTTCTCCCGCGCCGTGCGCGACACCATTGAGACCTTCATGCCGGAGCTCCAGCCCCACGTGGCCACCATCACCGAGTTTATGCGGTTGTTCTACGGCGTGGCCGAGCCCCTGGCCCTGGCCGACAGTGCCGAACTCACCGGCCTGCTGGAGGGAGGCCGCGCCCCCAACCAGCCGCCCGTGGTGCGGGTGGGCCGCAGCCAAACCCTGCACCTGGAGGGCGACAGCGTTCAGACCACACTGCCCGGTGCCGTGGCAGACGATGTGCTCTCTGCTGAGGCGATCTTCGTCACCTGGGCGGTCGAGTCTGCACCAGCGACAGCCGTCGTTACCCTGGCCGATCGCCACAGCCCGGTGACCACCGCCAGCTTCAGCGAGATTGGCCGCTACCGGCTCTCCCTCACCGCCAGCGATGGCCGCCTGTCTACCACCGAAGAGCTGGGCCTGCTGGTCAACCAGTCGCCCCTGGTGCGGGCTGGGGAAGACCGGGAAATCGGCTTCCGGGAACCTCTGGAACTGCGCGGCGAGCTGCGGCGGGATGGCCGGGGCGATCGCACCAGCCAAACCCTGACCATCCGCTGGGAGCTGATCAACGGCCCCGGCCTGGTAACCTTTGACAATGCCGCCGCCCTGCGCACCCGGGCTAGCTTTAGCGCCAGCGGCGTCTACCTGCTGCGGCTGACGGCGGAAACCACCACCGCCAGCGGCGTTCTCAACCACAGCGACGATCTGCAGGTGTTTGTGGGGGCGCGCATCAGCCGTGGCCTGCAAGCTCTCTACAGCTTTGCCGACCCGGTTGTCACCGAGGGGGCCACCGTGCGCGATGTCGCCGGGGTAGGCGCACCGATGGATCTCACCATCGCGGGCCATCCGGCGGCCCTGCCCGCCCCTGGCGGCAGCGGCTCCCTGGCCCTGGCCCTGAAGGAACCCGCCCGGCTGACGGGCGCTAACGCCGCTCGGCTGATTGCCGCTGTCAAAGCCAGCGGTGAGTTTACCCTGGAGGCCTGGATCAACCCCCGGGAGGCCAGCCAGCCCGGCCTGGGCCGCATCCTCACCCTGTCTGGGGGAGCCAGCAGCCGCAATGTGATTTTGGGGCAGGCGGGGAACCAGTTCCAGGTCGGGGTGCGCACCAGTGAGACCAACGGCAATGCCAGCGATCGCGCCTTTGCGGGCGGCACCGTCACCCCCGGCACCTTGACCCACGTGGTCTGCACCCGCGACGCGACTGGCCTGACTCGCCTCTACACCAACGGGCAGGAGGTGGCCAGGCGGCTGGTCGGCGGCAGTTTGAGTCCCTGGGAGGAGAGCTTTACCCTGGCCCTGGGCAACGAGCTGGGGGACGAGCGGCGGCGCGATCGCGCCTGGCTGGGCGACTTGCACCTGGTCGCCCTCTACAGCACGGCCCTGACTGCGGCGGAGGTGAGCACCAACTTTGAGGTGGGAGCCGATGCCAACCTGGCCCCGGTGATCTCCGCCGGAGCAGACCAGGTGGTCAACCTGCCCGCCACCGTTACCCTGCGGGGCGCAGTGATCGACGACCGCCTGCCCAACAGCCAGCTTGCGGTGCTGTGGAGCCAGCCCAGCGGCCCGTCTCCCGTCACCTTTAGCGACCCCACCAGCCTGGAGCCAACCGTCAGTTTTGTAGATCCCGGCAGCCGCGAAGACGAGCAGCCGTTCAAGGTGGCGGGGGTCTATACCCTGCGGCTGACCGTCGGCGACGAGGCCCAGGCCATCAGCGATGAGCTGACCCTGACCGTCAACCATGCCCCGCTAATCACCGTGGCAGAGACGATGGTGGTGCAACTGCCCAACCGCCTCCGCCTGGCCGCCGAGGTAGACAGCGGCCTGGGCAGCCCCCAGGCCGGTCAGCTGGCCCTGCGCTGGAGCCAGCTCAGCGGGCCCGGCACCGTTACTTTTAGCGATCCGACCCTGGTCAGCCCCACGGCCCAGTTTTCCACCAGCGGCACCTACGTGCTGCGGCTGACGGCCAACAACGGGCTGCTGAGCGCCGGGGCCGATGTCACCGTCCACGCCAACACAGCGCCTACCCTGCGGGTCACCGCGCCACCCCTGGTCAACCTGCCCGCCGCCGCCCATCTCCAGGGCGAGATTGTCGATACCGGCCTGGCCGACCCGGCGGGTGCCGTCACCGCCCAGTGGACGCTGGTGAATGGCCCCGGCGCTGTCACCTTTGCCGATGCCCAGGCCGCAGCGACAACGGCCACCTTCAGCGCCAGCGGCCCCTACGTGCTGCGCCTGACCGTGAGCACCGGAGCACTCTCCACCAGCCGCGAGGTGACGATTACGGCCAACCAGGCCCCCGTGGTGGACGCTGGCCTGAACCAGAGCATCGACCTGCCGGCCCTGGCAGAACTGGACGGCACCGTCAGCGATGACGGCTTCCCGACCCAGCCCGGTCGCCTCACCCTGGCCTGGAGCAAGGTCAGCGGCCCCGGCACCGTGACCTTCTCAGCCTCCGCCAGCGATTTCACCACCGCTCAGTTCTCCCAGGGGGGCGAGTATGTGCTGCGACTCACCGCCGACGATGGGGCTACCTCGTCCCACGATGAGGTAACCGTTCTCGTCAACCAGCCGCCCGTGGTCAACGCCGGGCCAGACCAGCGCCTGAGCCTACCCCCGGGAACCGGCGGGGCGATCGCCTCGCCTGCGATCGCCACCCTCAGCGGCACCGTGCAGGACGACGGGCTGCCCACGTCTACGGTCACCAGCCGCTGGGCACAACTCAGCGGCCCCGCCACCGCCCGCCTAGACAACCCCGACCGCCCCACCACCCAGGCTGAGTTTCCCCAGGCGGGTACCTACCTGCTCGAACTCAGCGCCAGCGATGGCCGTCTTACCGGACGCGCCACCCTCACCGTGGTGGTTTCAGACCGCATTCTGGAGGGCCTCCAGGCGATCTATGACTTCCGAGAAGGCACGGGTACCACGATTCGCGATCGGTCTGGTCTCCAGCCCGCCCTGGATCTGACCCTGGTAAGCGGTGCCCTTGAGCGTCTGCCGGGACGGGGGATTGGGCTGCGGCAGGGGAGCCTGCTGGCTACCGCTGCGCCCGCCACCCGCCTCAGCCGCGAAATTCAACAAACTCAGGCCCTCACGGTAGAGGCCTGGGTCAAACCGGCCCAGGTGGCCCCCGCCCAGACTCCGGCCCGCATAGTCACCCTCTCGACCGACATCAACCAGCGCAACTTTACCCTCGGCCAAAGCAACAACCAGTACGTGATGCGCCTGCGCACCACCACCACTGGCCTCAATGGCACCGAGCCGGTGGTAGAAGGCGGGTCAGTCAACCCCAACCAGCTCACCCACCTGGTCTACACCCGCGATCGCGCCGGGAATGCAGTCCTCTACGTCAATGGCCAGAGGCAGCAGCGGGGGCAGATCTCTGGCAACCTCTCCAACTGGAATGAGACCTACAGACTCGCCCTGGGGAACGAGCTGACCGGCGATGGGCAAAGACCGGCCCAGGAGGGCCAGCGCCCCTGGCTGGGTGAATACCACCTGGTTGCCCTCTACAACCGTGCCCTCAGCGCCGAGGAGGTGGCCCACAACTTCGCCGCCAACCTCCCGGGGTAGCGGGCACCGGGTGCCTCGGCGGTTCCGGTCGCTGACTATAGCCGTAGTCACCTGGGTGAGGACATTCAGAAGCTTTAAAGGCGTTTGAACGTTCAAACGTTTCTAGGGAAACTGTCCTAACCAGAGTGACTACAGCTATATATGATGGGCTTTTGCGACGAGAACGGCTAACTTGTGGTGAACTGTTTTCAACAACTGGCCCAGGCGCTGGAGTACGGCCCCGCTGTGCTCGCCACGGTCACTAGCGTTAGAGGATCGGTGCCGCGGGAGGTAGGGGCCAAGCTGGTGGTCGATTCGGCAGGCCAAGCCTTTGGCACCATCGGCGGCGGGGCGGGGGAGGCCAAGGTGCTGCGCCAGGCCAAGGAGGTGCTGCAAACGGGGCAGAAGCAGTTTGTTGACCTTGACCTATCGGGCTTACCCCAGCGGCAGACCCAGGGAGTTTGCGGGGGCCACATGCGGGTGTGGCTGGAGCGGTGGCAGGGCGATGCGGCGAAAGCTTTGGCTCAAACAGTTTTGCAGCGGCTCCAGACCGAGCGATCGCTCACCCTGGTCACCCCCCTTGAGCAGGGTAAAGGCCCCTACCTGGTGGAGAATGCTGTTCAGATCGATCCGGCGATCGCCTTTGTCGAAACCCTGCACCCGGCCCCCACGCTGCTGATTGTCGGCGCAGGCCACGTGGGCATTCAACTCGCCCAAGTCGCCCACCTGATTGGCTTTCAGATTGCCGTGCAGGACGATCGCCCCGAGTGGGCCAATATCGACTACTATCCCCAGGCCAGCCAGATTTTAGCTGAACCATTAGACAGAGCGATCGCCTCCCTCGCCCAGCACCAAAACCTCTATGCCGCCCTGGTCACCCGGGGCTACACCTACGACCTAGAAGCCCTTCAGCTGTTGCTCCAGCGCCCCAGCCCCTGCCGCTACATCGGCATGATCGGCAGCGAAAAGCGAGTGCGCCAGGTCTACGGGGCGATCGCGCAGGCGGGCATCACCAACGAACAGCTGGCGGGCATCTACGCTCCGATTGGTTTAGATATTGGGGCGCTGACGCCCGCAGAAATTGCTGTCAGCATCGGCGCTGAGCTAATTATGGTGCAGCGGGGGGGAACGGGGCGATCGCTCTCAGAACGGTTGCGCCGCGCCCTTGTCCATTGACGCAACCGAATGAAACAACCAATAAATATAGCCATAGCCACCGAAGTTAGGACAATCAGAAGCCTTGGAAACGTTCGAACGTTCAAACGTTTAAGGGAAACTGTCCTAACCCAAGTGGCTACAGCTATAGTACGCGAACGTTCGAACGTTCAAACGTTTAAGGGAAACTGTCCTAACCCGAGTGGCTACAGCTATAGTACGCGGTGGAGTCGCTTAGTTCCCAGGCATAGCGCCGGTTCTGCTGCGAGAGTCAAGCTTGTCAGCTTTAAAGCTCCACTCGCCATTGTTGTCTTGCACAAAGGTGTTTTTTACAGAATTCCAGGCAACTTCATGGGCACCATCTTCGCTCAGGCCGTCGCTGGTAGCCGCATTAAAAGCGGCCATAAAAATCTGCTTGGCCTCCTGGGGCAGCGATTGAGTTTCCTGGGGCAAAGCATCAGTATTTTCGTAAGCCATGA comes from the Nodosilinea sp. PGN35 genome and includes:
- a CDS encoding XdhC/CoxI family protein, producing the protein MNCFQQLAQALEYGPAVLATVTSVRGSVPREVGAKLVVDSAGQAFGTIGGGAGEAKVLRQAKEVLQTGQKQFVDLDLSGLPQRQTQGVCGGHMRVWLERWQGDAAKALAQTVLQRLQTERSLTLVTPLEQGKGPYLVENAVQIDPAIAFVETLHPAPTLLIVGAGHVGIQLAQVAHLIGFQIAVQDDRPEWANIDYYPQASQILAEPLDRAIASLAQHQNLYAALVTRGYTYDLEALQLLLQRPSPCRYIGMIGSEKRVRQVYGAIAQAGITNEQLAGIYAPIGLDIGALTPAEIAVSIGAELIMVQRGGTGRSLSERLRRALVH
- a CDS encoding ChaB family protein, which gives rise to MAYENTDALPQETQSLPQEAKQIFMAAFNAATSDGLSEDGAHEVAWNSVKNTFVQDNNGEWSFKADKLDSRSRTGAMPGN